ACGAAGTTCTTGGGGAACTCCAGCCCCAGCTCGCCGTTGGGCGCGTGGAACGCGCCCCGGACCTCGGTCGCCTGGAAGCCGACGAGCGGCACGGCCTGCTCATAGGTGCCGTCGGGATTGCCCGGCTTGAGCCCCATCGCCTTGAGCTGCTCGACGAGGTAGGCGGCCGTCTTCTCCTCGCCCGGCGTCCCGGGTCCGCGGCCCTCGAACTCGTCGGAGGCCAGGACGCCGATCCGCTTGAGGATCCCGTCCGGCTGGATCGCTTCCAGCGCCGGCTTCAGCCGATCGTCGGCCGCCGCGGCGACCGAAAGCCCTAGAACGACCGCCGCTATCGCGAGCGCCCCCCCGACGTGGAATCTCATGGACCTCGCTCCTCGCCCGAACCCCGTCCCGACCCGTCGCGGCCGCCGCCCTGGCCAGGCCGCAAAACGACCATGATACGCGGCGAAGGGCCGGCTGGCGATGCCCCGCCTTCCGCGAGATTTTCGTCGGAGAGTTGCCCGGCTTCGGCGGCCCCGTGGCTCGCGCCTCAGCGTTGAAAGAGCGGCAGCGACTTGGTCAGGCTCTGGAAGACGCCCCAACCCAAGGGGATCAGCACGAGGCCCCACGCGAGGGCGAGGCGGAACGGCGAGGACTTCACGACTCAGGCTCCTTCGTCGAACGTCGGGACGAGGTCAGGCCGCCGAGGGGGCTTCGCGGTGGTGGAGGCGCTCCTCGACGGGCCGGATGAGCAGGTTGCAGGCCAGGCCGACCAGCAGGAGCGCGGCCATCAGGTACATCGTCGCGTTGTACGCCTCGGCGCGGGGGACGCCGTGCTCGATCCGGTAGGTCGAGATGTAGTTGACGAGCTGGGGGCCCAGGACCGCGGCCATCGACCAGGCGGTGATGAGGCGGCCGTGGATGGCCCCCAGGTGCATCGTGCCGAACAGGTCGCGGAGGTAGGCGGGGGTCGTCGCGAAGCCGCCGCCGTACATGGAGATGATGAGCGCCGTCAGCAGCACGAAGAGCGGCACGCTCTGGCGGGCCTGGGCAATCGGCACCAGGGCGTACAGGACGGCTCCCAGCAGGAAGAAGACGCAGTAGATCCCCTTCCGCCCGATGTAGTCCGACGCCGACGACCAGACGAGCCGGCCGGACATGTTCGCCAGGCTGAGCAGCCCCGCGAATCCGCCGCCCACCGCCGCCGGGACGCCGAACATGTCCTGACAGATCAGCGAGGCCTGGCCCAGGATCCCGATCCCGGCCGTGACGTTCATGCAGAGCACGACCCAGAGCAGCCAGAACTGGGGCGTCTTCCAGGCGTGGTCGAGCGAGACGTCCGCGTGCGTGACCAGGCCCTTCGGCTTCGCGGCGGGGACGAACCCCTCGGGACGCCAGCCCGGGACGGGGACGCGAATCGTGAACGCGCCGAACATCATCATGGCGAAGTAGGCGAGAGCCATGACGACGAACGCCTCCTGCACGCCGACCGACGCGGCCGACTTGAACGCGCCCATCAGCTCGACGCCCAGCGGAGCGCCGATGAGCGCGCCGCCGCCGAAGCCCATGATCGCCAGGCCGGTCGCCAGGCCCGGCCGGTCGGGGAACCACCTGACGAGGGTCGACACCGGCGCGATGTAGCCTAGACCCAGTCCGACGCCCCCGAGCACGCCGTATCCCAGGTAGAGCAGCACCAAGCTGTGCAACGAGACGGCCAGGCTCGCCAGCAGCAGGCCGCCGCAGAAGCAGCAGGCCCCCGCGCAGATGGTCTTCCTCGGCCCGATCCGCTCGACCCAGCGACCGAGGAAGGCGGCCGACAGCCCGAGCATGATGAGGGCGATCGAATAGCACCAGCCCACCTGCGGGATGGTCCAGTCGCGGCCTTCGACGGAACTCGTCACGCCGACGACGCGGGTCAGCGGCACGTTGAAGACGCTGAAGCCGTAGACCTCGCCGATGCACAGGTGGACGGCCATCGCCGCGGGCGGAATCAGCCAGCGGTTGAACCCGGCCGGCGCGATCGTGCGCCGACGATCGAGGAGGCTGGGCGGCGTCGCGGGCGGGCGTTCAGATAGGGTCTCGACGAAACCCTCGGCGGCCGTCGTGGTTTCCTCGGGAGGCATGAACCATTTCCTGGTGGGTGGGAACGACCGTCGCTCTTCGCAGGGACGTCGGGGAAATCGTTCAGTTCCGGCCGAGAAAAAGCCACAGGACGTTGACCCAGAGCAAGAACGCCGTGCCGAAGATCGGGATCGACGCCATGCACCCGAGGGCGCCGAGGATCGTCCAGGCGTAGGAGCCCGGGCCGTCCGCCCGCCGATAGATGCGGACGACCCAGCCGAGGCAGACCCATTGCAGGGCTCCCCATGTTACCAGCCCGGCGGCCGCGAGGATCAGGAAGAGGTATGTCGAGTAAAACACGGCTCTTCTCCAGCCGGAGGGACGCGAGGACGTCGCAACGACGCCTTCCGTGCGCACGGCTCGATCATTTCGCCTTGTCGACAGGCCGGATCGGGATCTGGACTTCGAAGAACTGGCGATCGGCCGGGGTCATCGGGCCGTGATAGCCGAGCATTCGGGGCGCCCCCGACTCGACCCATTCGGCCTTGTGCTCGTCGAGCCAGGCCCGCAGTTTGGCGATCGACTCGCGGAAGCCCGCGTCGCCGGGCCGGCCCAGGAGTCCCAGGCTGACGACGGTCGCCGCCGGCCGATCCTCGACGGCCACCGGGCCGAATCCCTGGCCGGCTTCGCCCTGGGTCGGTTGTCGGTAGAGGAACTCCATCGAGACGTCGCCCTGGGCCTCGGCGGCCGGGGCCGCCTTGGGGTCGAAGGTCATGACGACCGGCGCGGTCATGGCGATCTTCTTCTGGGTGATGTGCAGGAAGAGCGGCCAGAACAGCCGGCCCATGCCGTCCATGTCGACGTCCTTGGTCCGATTCACGGCGCTCCGGTAGGCCGGGTAACGCTTGACCTCGATCGCCCCGACCTTGGTGCCGCTCGGCCAGCCTTCGGGCAGCGGGGCGTCGGCGGTGGGCTCGTCGGCCTTGGGCTTGGGCTTGGCGTCCGAGGGCTTGCGCTTCAGCGTGGTCAGGAACTGCTCGAAGCCGACCTGCTCGAACGCGTCGGGACGGTCGCCTTCGGGCCGGAAGCAGAAGACGAACGTATCGTCGTTCTCGAACTTGTAGATCCCCTTCGACGTCTTGTCCTTGGCGTCGTCGGGTCCCTCGACGATCTTCAGGTCGATGGTCTTCGACGGCTTGGCCGCGGGGTCGAGCGAGACCTCCATCGTGTAGGACCGGGACGGGGCCTTGATCTTGAGGGTCTTGCCCTCGAAGACGTAGGTCGCGGCCTCGCCGCCGGCGGCGGTCGTGGTCCAGGTCCCTTCCAGCTTCTTGAGGTCGCCTTCGGCGTCGTCGCCGCGCGCGTTCATCGCGTTCATGACCGCTGCGGCGGCCAGCGCCGGCAGCAGGGCTCGCATACGCATCGTCGTCATCTCCTCCGCAGGGCCGGATCCCGTCGGCTGCGGTTGCGGAAGGCCCGACGAGGCGGACGCGACCGCTTCACCCCGCGCCCCTCGGTTTCGAGCCGGCGAAAGGCTCCGCGCGAGCCTCCCCGGCCACCCGACCTTGCACTGCATGGTAAACGTTGGCAGGCCGACGTCAAAGGCCCTGGCGAGGGGCTTCGCGGCCGAGGCGAGCGAGAGTGAACGCGGTCCCGGACCTCGCGGAGATGGTTCTTCCGCGAGGATCCGAGCCCGACCGGCGTCGCCTCGGGCCGCTTGTATGTGGGGCGGCGAGGGGATTTAATCGCTCCATCCGCGAAACGGTTTCGCTCGACGCCTCGCCTCTCCTTCCTCTCTGGGACGCCCCGATGACGACGCGTTTCCTGCGGCTCACGGCCCTGATCGGCCTCCTGGCGACGGGCGCGACGGCGCTCGGCGGCGACGAGCTTCCCTGGTATCGTCGTCTTCTGGTCGGCATGGAGGTCGGCCCGACCGGGGCCCAGTTCGGCTCGGACCCGTCCGACGTCGGCTATGCGGCCCGATTCAACGGCCGCGACGTCGTCCGCCGCTGCGTGGAGGCGGGGGCCGAGTACGTCGTGATCTGGGCCCGAGACGGCGAGTACGCCTATTACGATTCGAAGGTCGTCGCCAAATGCCCCGGCCTGGGCGGGCGCGACGTGCTCCGCGAGACCGTCGGCGAGGCGGCGAAGCACGGCCTCCCCGTCATCGCCTACTGCGTCGTGCAGCAAGGCGGCGCCTACCTGGCGTCGCACCCCGAGTTCGCCATGCGCGGGGCCGACGGCGCGATCATCCCGGGTCGCTTCTGCCTCAACTCGGGCTACCTCGAAACGCTCAAGGCCCTGACATCCGAGATGCTCGCCTACGGGATCGACGGCTTCCACGTCGACATGCTCGACCAGGGGTTCGGGGCCCCGTACGGCTGCTGGTGCGACGCCTGCCGCAAGCTCTTCGAGGCCGAGTACCACGTCGCCCAACCCGCCGGCGCGACCTGGGACGAGTCTTGGGACCGCATGCTCGCCTTCCGGTACGACACGAGCCGGCGGTTCATGAGGGCCCTCTACCGCCACGTCAAGGATCAGAGGCCCGCCGCGACGGTCGACTTCAACTATCACGGCAACCCGCCCTTCTCCTTCGAGGTCGGCCAGCGCCCGGTGCAGCACGGCGGCAACAGCGACTTCTTGACGGGCGAGACCGGCGTCTGGGGCTTCAGCAGCCTCGGGGTCGGCCTGAACGCCGAGTTCTACCGAGCCGCAACGCCGGGGCAGCCGTTCCAGGTCGCCATCCAGCGCGGGGTGCGGATGTACCACGACCAGACGACCCGGCCGCTCAACGACATCCGCTGGGAGCTGGCGACGCTCCTGGCCCACGGGGCCTTCGTGACCATGGTCGACAAGACCGGATACGACGGCGGCCTCGACCCCGTCGCCTACCGCCGCATCGGCGCCGCGTTCCGCGAGGCCAAGGGCGGCCGGGCGAGCCTGGCGGGCGCCCCGATCCAGGACGTCGCGATCTACTTCTCGTCCCGGACGCGCGACTGGTACGGCCGCGAGCAGCCCGCACGCGCCTTCCGCGCGTTCCAGGGGGCCCATCGCGCGATGGTGATGGAGCACATCCCCTGGGGCGTCGCGCTCGACGAAAACGCGACGGCCGAATCGTTGGCGAAGTTCCCCGTCGTGATCCTGCCCAACGCGGCGATCCTCTCGAAGGACGAGGTCGTCAGCCTGCAGCGCCACGTCGAATCGGGAGGCCGGCTGATCGTCACTGGTTGGAGCGGCCTGCTCGGCTGGCGCGGCGAGTCGCAGGAACGGTCGTCGCTCGAAGACCTGATCGGCGCCCGGCTCGTGCGCCGGCTCGACGGCGAGGACAACCACGTCCGTCTGCCGGCCGACGCCCCTTCGCCGCTGGGCGAGGGCATCGAGGCCGGCTGGTCGTTCCTGGTGGAAGGCCCGGCCGCGGTCTACGAGCCGACGACGGCGACGCCGATCGGCGAGCTGCTATCGCCCCATCGTACGGTCCGTCAGAAGCAGGGCAAGGAGGGGACCGGCTGGCCGATGAGCGCGGGCGAGGTGGTCGGCCCCGCCGTCCTGCTCCACGACGTCGGCAAGGGCCGCGTCCTGACGTTCGCCGGTTCGCCCGACGCCGCGTTCGCGAGCGAGCACCCGATCGTCGAGGCCCGAAAGCTGCTCGCGAACGCGGTCCGCCTGCTCCAGCCCTCGCCCCGCGTGCGGGTTCAGGCCCCGACCTACGTCGAGTCGGTCGTGACCGACGACCCAGGCTCGCGGACGATCCGCGTCCACCTGATCGCCGCCGTGCCGAGCCCGACGACGACGCCGGGCTCGAACCGGCCCTACGTCATCCCCGGCCTGATCGAAGACGCGCCCACGTTCCGGGCCCGGATCAGCCTGGCGACGCCCCCCTTGAAAGCCCGCGTCGCGAACCCGACCTCGGTGGTGACGTTCGACGCGACGGGCGTCTCCGCCCTCGTCGACGACGTCCACGACGTCGTCATCATCGAATATTGAGAGGGCCTTCCACGATGACGAGTTGGACGACGATCGCCGCGGGATTGGTCATGCTCCTCGCCATCGGGTCGACGGCCCACGCCTGGCAGGTGCCCGAGAGCGCGCGGCTGTACACGCCGACGCAGGCCGAGCGTGCGACGATCGAGGAGAAGATCGCCGAGCTGGGCCGGGCCCTGGATGTGGCCAGGGCGAGGAGGGAGGCCGCGGGGTTTGACGGCGCCGACGCCGTGGCCGACGCCGAGATCGCGCACAAGGTGGCCGTCTGGGCCTTGAAGTTCCAGGAGTTCTTCGACGCTCGCGACGTCGGCCGGACGCTCAGGGTCCTCGACAAGGGGCTCGATCGCGCCCGGGCGCTCGCCGAAGGTCGGAGGCCCTGGGCCTGGGCGGAAGGAGGGACGGTCCGGGGCTATCGATCGCGGATCGACGGCTCGGTCCAGCCTTATGCGGTCGTCCTCCCGAAGGTGCAAGAGCCCGACGGCGGGCCGTCGCGGCTCGACGTGGTGCTCCACGGCCGCGACGCGCGGCTCAGCGAGGTCCGGTTCTTCGACGCCCACGACGGCGAGCCGGCCGCCGACGGGCAGACCAGCATGGTCCTGCACGTCTACGGGCGGGGCAACAACGCCTTTCGCTGGGCCGGCGAGACCGACGTGCTCGAGGCCATCAGGGCAGTTCGCATCATCTACCGGGTCGACAGTCGCCGGATCGTACTCCGCGGCTTCTCGATGGGCGGCGCAGGGGCCTGGCACCTGGGGTTGCACCATCCCAGCCGCTGGTCGTCGGTGGAGGCCGGCGCGGGGTTCACCGAGACGATCCGCTACGCCAAGCTCGTCGACCCTTCCGAGACCACCCGCAAGCTCCTGAGGATCTACGACGCCGTCGACTACGCCCGCAACGCCTACAACGTCCCCGTCGCGGGCTACGGCGGCGAGGTCGATCCCCAGGCCCAGGCCTCCCTGAATATCCTCGAAGCGCTCCAGGCCCAGGGGGTCGCGATGGAGACGAAGGGGTTGGTGACGACGGCCGTCGGTCCAGACTTCCGACGGATCGTGGGCAAGGGCATGGGGCACGCCGTCGACAAGGACAGTGCGGCGCAGTTGAAGGCCTTCCACGACGAGCGCGCCGCACGGGGATCCGACCGCCTTCCCCGCCGGATCCGGTTCGTCACGTACACCCTGAAATACCCGGAGGTCGGCTGGCTCAAGATCCTTCGCCTGGGCCAGCACTACGTCCCCGCCACGCTGGACGCCGACCTTCAGGGCGACGTGGCGGACGTCAAGACCAAGAACGTCGCCGTCCTGTCGGTGGTGCGTCGCCCCGCGGAGACGGTCCGCCTGGACGGCCGAGAATTCCCGCTCCCCGGCGAGGCCGGCGAATCAGCCGAAGCCGTCTTTCGCCGGGGGCGTGACGGCTGGCGTCCGCTCGACGCCGAGCAGGTGCGGGGCGTCAAGACGAACATCGCACGCGTGAAGCATCCGGGCGTCCAGGGGCCGATCGACGACGCGTTCACGGACGCGTTCCTCTGCATCCGCGGCACCGGACGCCCGGCCAACCCTCGGGTCTGCGAGTGGGCCGAGGCGCGGCTCGTCCGCTTCGCCGCCGAATGGGAGCGCTGGATGCGCGGGACTTTGACCATCAAGAACGACGTCGACGTCACCGCACAGGACGTCGCAAACCACAACCTGATCCTGTTCGGCGACACGGGGGCGAACTCCTGGATCAGGGACCTCGCGCCGGAGATCGGCCTCACCTGGAACGCCGACGAGTGCCAGCTCCGCGGCGGCGTCTACCCGGCCCAGGATCACGCCCCCGTCCTGATCCAGGCCAACCCGCGCAATCCACTCCGCTACGTCGTGATCAACACGGGCCCCACCTTCGGCGCACGCGAGTTCCAGGGGACGAACGCCCTTTTGTACCCCCATCTTCCCGACTTCGCGGTCTTCCGCATCGGCCCTTCGGAACAGGTCGTCGCGGAAGGATTCTTCGACGAGCAATGGAAGTGAAAGGAGCCGCGAACGGCTATTTGCCGCCAGCTGTCACAGGATTCCCGGCCCCTTCGAAGAAGGATATGAGGATCTTCGACAGGACCTGCTCGCCGTATTCGTTGGCGTGGACCTCGTCGCGGTAGAAAAGGTGGGGATGGACGCCCGCCGAGCGGATGTATTCGGCCCAGGGGGTCGTCATGTCCAGGTAGGCGCAACGCTCCTCGACGGCCAGGGGCTTGAGGGCCTTTCCGTATTCGCCGGTCCCCGAGTGGGCGGCGCGGGCCAGCTCGTCGGGAACGCGGGGGTCAGCAGTGCCGAAGGCGCCGGTGAAGAGCAAGATCTCCACGTCGGGACGGATCGCGCGGAGCTGGTGGACGACCTCGCGGATGCTGGCGACGTCCTTCTGGCTGATGCCGCCGATCAGGACCAGGTCGGGCTTGAGCGGGCCGATGAATCGGGCGACGCGACTCTCTTCCTTGTAATGCTGGCAGCCCCCGCCGCCCCGAACATAGACTCTGGCCTCGATACTGGCCTTCGGGTAGGCCTCGCGGAGCTTCGCCACCCACGCCGAGCGCATGGTGTCGTTCACGATGCTGTCGCCGACCGCCAGCAAACGGAGCGAGCCCCCCTCGGCCAGGATCCGGCGCGTGCGGCTCAACGGACCCCAGTCGTGCGTTGGCGGGGCGAAGCGGCCCGAGGGCATCTCGGCCTGGATCTTGACGATCTGGGAGAGCGAGCGCTCGGGGGTGGAGGAGAGGTGATATCCCTCTTCCGGCTGGGAGCCGTCCCGGGCCGGTTCATCGGCCGGATATTTCGCGGGCAAGGCCCCTTGCTTGGGGAAGGTCACGGGCGAGTCGGCCTTGAGGTCCCCGGCGGCGGCACGAGTCGAGACGACCAGGCCGAGGATCAGGCAGGCGGAGAGCCGGGGTCGCATGGCTGTTCATCCTCAGGACGCGGCCGGGCCGCGCGCGAAACATCGCTCCGGCTCGAGTGCGGCCGGCGTGGATGCCCGCCGGCCGCGACTCGTCCCCGGAGCGATCGGGATGGACCTTACCCGGTCGGGATCAGAAGCTGTCCGAGCTGACGACCTCGCCGCCGCTCCGAGTGCCGAGCGCCCACCAGGTCGGTCGGCTGATCGAGTCCTTGATGAACCGGACGCTGCCGTCGCCGAACGCGACGTTGACGCCGCCGGCGTGGTTGCTGGACAGGCCGTACGAATAGCCATAGCTCGGGTCGCAACCGCCGCCGCAGCCGAAGCGGCAGCCGTTGAACTTCAGCTCGTTCGGCGTCTGGAGGACGTTGAACATCGAGTATCCCGTCGCCGAGTAGCCCCAGCGAAAGCCGCGGGCGCTCGAGATGCTGCCGTTCGTCGTGTTCCTG
The DNA window shown above is from Paludisphaera mucosa and carries:
- a CDS encoding SGNH/GDSL hydrolase family protein; the encoded protein is MRPRLSACLILGLVVSTRAAAGDLKADSPVTFPKQGALPAKYPADEPARDGSQPEEGYHLSSTPERSLSQIVKIQAEMPSGRFAPPTHDWGPLSRTRRILAEGGSLRLLAVGDSIVNDTMRSAWVAKLREAYPKASIEARVYVRGGGGCQHYKEESRVARFIGPLKPDLVLIGGISQKDVASIREVVHQLRAIRPDVEILLFTGAFGTADPRVPDELARAAHSGTGEYGKALKPLAVEERCAYLDMTTPWAEYIRSAGVHPHLFYRDEVHANEYGEQVLSKILISFFEGAGNPVTAGGK
- a CDS encoding MFS transporter small subunit; amino-acid sequence: MKSSPFRLALAWGLVLIPLGWGVFQSLTKSLPLFQR
- a CDS encoding heme-binding protein, with the translated sequence MRMRALLPALAAAAVMNAMNARGDDAEGDLKKLEGTWTTTAAGGEAATYVFEGKTLKIKAPSRSYTMEVSLDPAAKPSKTIDLKIVEGPDDAKDKTSKGIYKFENDDTFVFCFRPEGDRPDAFEQVGFEQFLTTLKRKPSDAKPKPKADEPTADAPLPEGWPSGTKVGAIEVKRYPAYRSAVNRTKDVDMDGMGRLFWPLFLHITQKKIAMTAPVVMTFDPKAAPAAEAQGDVSMEFLYRQPTQGEAGQGFGPVAVEDRPAATVVSLGLLGRPGDAGFRESIAKLRAWLDEHKAEWVESGAPRMLGYHGPMTPADRQFFEVQIPIRPVDKAK
- a CDS encoding beta-galactosidase trimerization domain-containing protein, coding for MTTRFLRLTALIGLLATGATALGGDELPWYRRLLVGMEVGPTGAQFGSDPSDVGYAARFNGRDVVRRCVEAGAEYVVIWARDGEYAYYDSKVVAKCPGLGGRDVLRETVGEAAKHGLPVIAYCVVQQGGAYLASHPEFAMRGADGAIIPGRFCLNSGYLETLKALTSEMLAYGIDGFHVDMLDQGFGAPYGCWCDACRKLFEAEYHVAQPAGATWDESWDRMLAFRYDTSRRFMRALYRHVKDQRPAATVDFNYHGNPPFSFEVGQRPVQHGGNSDFLTGETGVWGFSSLGVGLNAEFYRAATPGQPFQVAIQRGVRMYHDQTTRPLNDIRWELATLLAHGAFVTMVDKTGYDGGLDPVAYRRIGAAFREAKGGRASLAGAPIQDVAIYFSSRTRDWYGREQPARAFRAFQGAHRAMVMEHIPWGVALDENATAESLAKFPVVILPNAAILSKDEVVSLQRHVESGGRLIVTGWSGLLGWRGESQERSSLEDLIGARLVRRLDGEDNHVRLPADAPSPLGEGIEAGWSFLVEGPAAVYEPTTATPIGELLSPHRTVRQKQGKEGTGWPMSAGEVVGPAVLLHDVGKGRVLTFAGSPDAAFASEHPIVEARKLLANAVRLLQPSPRVRVQAPTYVESVVTDDPGSRTIRVHLIAAVPSPTTTPGSNRPYVIPGLIEDAPTFRARISLATPPLKARVANPTSVVTFDATGVSALVDDVHDVVIIEY
- a CDS encoding L-lactate MFS transporter, translated to MPPEETTTAAEGFVETLSERPPATPPSLLDRRRTIAPAGFNRWLIPPAAMAVHLCIGEVYGFSVFNVPLTRVVGVTSSVEGRDWTIPQVGWCYSIALIMLGLSAAFLGRWVERIGPRKTICAGACCFCGGLLLASLAVSLHSLVLLYLGYGVLGGVGLGLGYIAPVSTLVRWFPDRPGLATGLAIMGFGGGALIGAPLGVELMGAFKSAASVGVQEAFVVMALAYFAMMMFGAFTIRVPVPGWRPEGFVPAAKPKGLVTHADVSLDHAWKTPQFWLLWVVLCMNVTAGIGILGQASLICQDMFGVPAAVGGGFAGLLSLANMSGRLVWSSASDYIGRKGIYCVFFLLGAVLYALVPIAQARQSVPLFVLLTALIISMYGGGFATTPAYLRDLFGTMHLGAIHGRLITAWSMAAVLGPQLVNYISTYRIEHGVPRAEAYNATMYLMAALLLVGLACNLLIRPVEERLHHREAPSAA